One genomic region from Palaemon carinicauda isolate YSFRI2023 unplaced genomic scaffold, ASM3689809v2 scaffold2473, whole genome shotgun sequence encodes:
- the LOC137636190 gene encoding uncharacterized protein — MANLQVLIGQRKVIRRKVTEQFNRSDTYSALTQEEKLAIKGLLVNYRNKLSELDDHILLKKFPDVSDEAELEPELTSCQDYLDKIEYCLPLLEISRGNNGSNIPDVARSLLKQPTAPLPKFTSKEGEDLLKFIAEFEATTNVFQYPDRDLLLLLKQQIDGRAKTLLCSLEADKQRYVDAKELLISAFASKEVCKNNAIRKITELSLREGDDPFTFISILRSVCEAVKTFNIGADEFVRYFAWHGLNGRFQRHFINITGKTHPSLNDIISHFFAACERYESDGKGVESLKCKASRVKTLTHPLPKESTTSMAAEAVTYDKDRSSPQCSLCSTVGNTDKFHFIHKCPNFLSPTDKVHILKSRNGCVKCGQFNHVSGKCRFKFKRRCSNCNSWHMTYLCDRSQSPDRDSNNINNCKSKVETSPQISSGVAVLPTCQGDSILPTFSFKVGGTVYRGLKDSGSQSTFVTKKLAEENNLKIINSKVKLTVNGFNGNKEYFTEIVEVPVTIGDKSFIIYCLVVPNINVALKLPLLGRLVDKFQAQGVKLADQFLNKFSHEIDNVQLILGTDFAYCIAGTDTVFGGINSSMYTECHAGILLSGSIDLMIKNIDNLADKRVPTSAVSNPFECSSAIHIQSNSFLLNSKVDIFADDDVNNNFEVNCSFSVINERGMLMEKPLQQATDQLLESECNYYLNYDQNSYNDESIELNNQLVEFTIKTLRRRESDGRIIVPLLWNGKVSHLLSKNEHLSRLILRSNLKRLKRHPERLQLVDQTIKEQLKAGIIEPIYDLEVFKSENPQHSFLPHMPIFKLDRDSTKCRIVFLSNLRDSSNNISLSHNQCMYSGPTLNQKLSSSFLQLRFDQKLLIFDLKKAFNMLSLTETDQSKLLFFWYKNVNQGDFSLLAFKNVRLPFGLRCSPFLLMISLYYILVLQPSEDSRIADLKKSIYNMIYMDNGAITANTSEELEWSYKQLSNIFNPYKFDIQQVVTNDSTLQDEVDREAEAATPLRNKLFGLNWDRCSDEIFTKPICLDPNANTKRSLLQTIASQFDLFGFNMPLFNRCRLFMHQLQCQKNLHWDQPLTQELQREWINICRQTNRAPPLKIARCVGARDGNYDIYIFSDASKDIFGCVLYLQHIESNRLSFIHAKNRLVNKQLKSKSMPSLELNAIHLSVECALEIYKDLSGSACLKPLKVNNIYVYTDSLCALHWLNSAALKLDKLNKHSPFVVNRLHNIQRMCETVPIKFSFISGKNNPADIITRCVSYNQLQNSCFFSGPNLSINEVPELSTTIPAFEMPTEVQATPSTAQVMEVANNLVNINNYSNFRKLVLIFRRIFLVVHKWKLKAKIACSPVANYFAQAINYLLNNEQRKHYPEVYSYLQHGLNSRKDIPPIITQLNVFLDSQGLLRVKSKFKKWNYGLSGNYPLLLHPDSHLTKLIIWDAHLKLLHSGCYSVLTELRKHYYIPKHFSVVKKALKQCVHCRRFNNRYIRLNQNFYRDFRADPPTVPFSNIFMDYLGPFNTKDGKETRKVWLLCITCTWSRAVNLKICRSLNVAEFLRAFQLHCFEYGIPQLCISDLGTQLVAGGNTITSFISDPQTQLYFEENNVKPLSFQQYFKGCSELGSLVEVCVKMVKRLMFGAIKNFILTYVDFEFLVCNIVHLINRRPIAFKEAVRAETDNVPEPITPEQLVRGYELTSLNLIPNLQPLSVEDPEFYPDNQAISQNYVKLCKIRQTLIETYHNEFLGTLIQQAVDRKGRYRPVTHKLLKVGDVVLIKEEHTKRNNYPLGIILEVFKNDLGEVTHAVIKKGKTGQTSRLHVNNIIPILENTGSTNSATPDVCNSVTSSLRPKRKAAILSQERTRQML, encoded by the coding sequence atggctaacttacaggtactgattggacaacgaaaagtcattcggagaaaagtcaccgaacaattcaataggtctgacacctattctgcccttacacaagaagaaaagttagctattaaaggtcttcttgttaattatagaaacaagctgtcagagctagatgatcatatcctcttgaagaaatttcctgacgtatctgatgaagcagagttagagccagaattaacaagttgccaggattatttagataaaattgagtattgtttaccattacttgagatttccaggggtaataatggttctaatattcccgacgtggcccgcagtttactgaaacagccaacagctcctctccctaagtttacaagtaaagaaggagaagatttattgaaatttatagcagagtttgaggctacaactaatgtatttcagtatcctgatagagatttacttttattgctgaagcaacagatagacggtcgagcaaagactttattatgttctctggaagctgacaaacagcgttatgtagatgccaaagaattattgatttccgcctttgcttctaaggaggtttgtaaaaacaatgcaattaggaaaattacggagttaagtctaagagagggtgatgaccccttcacatttatttccatcctccgatcagtatgtgaagcagtcaagacttttaacattggagcggatgaatttgtcagatattttgcttggcacggcttaaatggtcgctttcagcgtcattttattaatattacaggaaaaactcatccttccttaaatgacattatttcacatttctttgcagcttgcgaaaggtacgaaagtgacgggaaaggtgttgaaagcttgaaatgtaaagcttcacgtgtcaaaacattaacacaccctcttcctaaagagagtactaccagcatggctgcggaagcagtaacatatgataaagacaggtcttcgccTCAGTGTTCCTTGTGTTCTACGgttggaaatactgataaatttcactttatccataagtgccctaattttctttctcctacagataaagtgcatattttaaaatctagaaatggatgtgtaaaatgcggccagtttaatcatgtttccggtaagtgtcgttttaaattcaaaagacgctgttcaaattgtaacagctggcatatgacttacCTATGTGATAGGAGTCAGTCACCAGACAGAGactctaacaatattaataactgcaaatccaaggtggaaacttctcctcaaataagcagcggtgttgccgtACTTCCTACTTGTCAAGGTGATTCCattttacccaccttttcatttaaagttgggggaactgtttacagaggactaaaggacagtggttcgcagagcacgtttgtcactaagaaattggcggaggagaataatcttaaaatcattaactcaaaggtaaagctaacagttaatgggtttaatggtaacaaggagtattttactgaaattgttgaagttcctgttacgatcggagataaatcctttataatttattgcttggttgtaccaaacattaatgtagcattgaaattacctctgcttggtagattagttgataaatttcaggcacaaggtgttaaattagctgatcaattccttaataaattttctcatgaaattgataatgttcagctcattttaggtacagacttcgcttattgtattgcaggtacagatacagtttttggaggaataaattcatcgatgtataccgagtgtcatgcaggtattttgttgtctggtagcattgatttaatgatcaagaatattgataatttagctgataAGAGAGTGCCAACCtcggctgttagtaacccatttgagtgtagttctgctattcatatccagagtaattcatttttgctgaactctaaagttgatatttttgccgatgatgacgttaataataactttgaggtaaactgttcattttctgtaataaatgagagaggtatgcttatggagaaaccactgcaacaggccactgatcaacttctagagtctgaatgcaattattacttaaattacgatcagaattcctacaatgatgaaagtattgaacttaataaccagttggtcgaatttaccatcaaaacccttcgtcgtagggagtctgatggacgtattatcgttcccttgctgtggaatgggaaagtttctcatttactttcaaagAATGAACATCTATCTAGGTTGATATTAAGGTCTAACCTCAAGAGACTTAAACGACATCCAGAACGTTTGCAGCTCGTTGACCAAACAATTAAGGAGCAATTGAAGGCAGGCATAATTGAACCCATTTATGATTTAGAAGTGTTTAAAAGTGAGAATCCTCAACATTCTTTTTTACCACACATGCCTATCTTTAAACTGGATAGGGATAGTACCAAATGTAGGATTGTATTTTTGTCCAACCTTAGGGATTCTTCTAATAATATATCTTTGTCACATAACCAGTGCATGTATTCAGGGCCTACGTTAAACCAAAAATTGTCCTCTTCCTTTTTACAGCTTAGATTTGACCAAAAGTTACTCATATTTGACCTTAAGAAAGCCTTTAATATGTTATCTTTAACAGAAACTGATCAGTCTAAGTTGTTATTTTTTTGGTACAAAAATGTGAATCAAGGCGATTTTTCCTTATtggcttttaagaatgtaagattaccttttggccttagatgtagtccctttttattaatgatttcattatattacatacttgttttacaaccttcagaggattctcgaatagcagatttaaagaaatctatctataacatgatttatatggacaatggggcCATTACTGCCAATACTTCAGAGGAGTTAGAGTGGTCGTATAAACAGCTTTCCAATATATTCAATCCCTATAAATTTGACATTCAGCAGGTTGTAACTAATGACTCGACTTTACAGGATGAAGTGGACCGCGAAGCCGAGGCAGCTACGCCTTTACGTAACAAGTTGTTTGGTTTAAACTGGGACCGATGttccgacgaaattttcactaaaccaatttgtcttgatcccaatgctaatactaaaaggtctcttttacaaacaattgcttcacagtttgacctttttggttttaatatgccattgtttaaccgctgtagattgttcatgcatcaattacagtgtcaaaagaatttacattgggatcaaccattaacgcaagaattgcagagagaatggattaatatttgcaggcaaaccaacagagctcctcctttaaaaattgctaggtgtgttggtgcacgagatggcaattatgatatttatattttttcagatgcaagtaaggacatatttggttgtgtactctatttacagcatattgaatccaatcgcttaagctttatacatgccaaaaaccgacttgtaaataagcaacttaagagtaaatccatgccctctctggaacttaacgcaatacatttaagtgttgagtgtgctcttgagatttacaaagatttgtctggatctgcttgcttaaaacccttaaaggttaataatatttacgtatatactgattctctctgtgccttacattggctgaactctgctgccttgaaattggacaaattaaataaacattctccatttgtcgtaaacagacttcataatatacaaagaatgtgtgaaacggttcctataaaatttagctttatttcagggaaaaacaatcctgcggacataatcaccagatgtgtgtcatacaaccagttgcaaaattcttgctttttttcaggaccaaatttaagtataaatgaagttccagaattgtcaactaccataccagcatttgagatgcccactgaagttcaagcaactccttccacagctcaggttatggaagttgctaacaatcttgttaatattaataattattccaatttcaggaaacttgtattgatttttcgcagaattttcttagtggtgcacaagtggaagctgaaagcgaaaattgcttgctcaccagtcgctaattactttgcccaggctataaattacttgttaaacaatgaacaaagaaagcattatcctgaggtatattcttacctacagcatggtcttaattccagaaaagacattcctcctattataacgcaacttaatgtatttttagattcacagggtcttctgagagttaagagtaaattcaaaaaatggaattatggcttaagtggaaattaccctttattattgcacccagacagtcatttgaccaaactaattatttgggatgcacacctcaaattattacattcaggatgttattctgtattaacagagctcagaaagcattattacatccctaaacatttctcagttgtgaaaaaggctcttaaacagtgtgttcattgtcgtaggtttaataatcgttatataaggttaaatcagaacttttacagagacttcagagcagatcctcctacggttcctttttctaacatatttatggattatctaggacccttcaatacgaaggatggaaaagagacccgtaaggtttggttactatgtatcacctgtacttggtctagggcagtcaacctcaaaatttgcaggagtttgaatgttgcagaatttttaagagcatttcagctacactgctttgagtacgggattcctcaactttgtattagtgatcttgggactcagttggtggcaggaggtaataccataacttccttcattagtgaccctcagacgcaattatattttgaggaaaataatgtgaaacccctctcctttcagcaatatttcaaaggctgcagtgaattgggatcattagtagaagtctgtgtaaaaatggtcaaaagattaatgtttggagcaattaagaattttatattgacgtatgtagactttgaatttcttgtctgtaatattgtgcatctcattaatcgacgacctatagccttcaaagaagctgttcgtgctgagactgacaatgtgcccgaaccaataacgccggaacagctcgtgcgaggctatgaattgacttctctaaaccttatccctaatcttcaacctctttcagttgaagatccagaattttaccctgataatcaagctatttctcagaattacgtaaagttgtgtaaaattaggcagactttaatagagacctatcataatgaatttctaggtactctgattcagcaagcagttgacaggaaggggcggtatcgacccgttactcataaattactgaaggttggcgatgttgtattaattaaggaggaacataccaaaaggaataattatcctctaggcataattttggaagtttttaagaatgatttgggtgaagttacccatgctgttattaagaagggaaaaacaggccagacatcaaggttgcatgtaaataatattattccaatactagaaaacacaggaagtaccaattcagctactcctgatgtttgtaattctgttacttcgtccttaaggcccaaaagaaaggctgctatattaagccaagaaaggacaagacagatgctttaa